Proteins co-encoded in one Armatimonadota bacterium genomic window:
- a CDS encoding helix-turn-helix domain-containing protein, translated as MACADDTLWPEVLTVDQAAAYLQVHRHTVYRYIGEGQLPAAQLGKVYRLFRRDVDAFLDGRRTDAARRAGGARDADRARAVDPPDAGRERA; from the coding sequence ATGGCATGCGCTGACGACACCCTCTGGCCCGAGGTGCTCACGGTGGATCAGGCGGCGGCCTACCTCCAGGTGCATCGCCACACGGTCTACCGCTACATCGGCGAGGGCCAGTTGCCGGCCGCCCAGCTGGGGAAGGTCTATCGGCTGTTCCGCCGTGACGTGGACGCGTTTCTCGACGGGCGACGCACCGATGCGGCCCGGCGCGCCGGCGGAGCACGGGACGCCGACAGGGCACGAGCCGTCGATCCACCCGACGCCGGCAGGGAAAGGGCGTGA
- a CDS encoding metalloregulator ArsR/SmtB family transcription factor — MKAIDLTAPRQALRVRIDPSPAYDFLACLYLVGAYDPRFGYEVPAAWVERARQRLGRDLRAELALLLPPRGRTLGMVGVLDGTTGAPVEAFIDRVAATPPAALLELMLAQTLATPHDLPRLRAAIGGDRRAVEALLDAVHPDVDRRRVRRLLALPPDEVQARLVRLLREGHARVYAPEAPAVVPLLARNAARLARQATALAPAALVERATGGFVIGPDAALDGVVLAPTYYFRPYNLITAYRQVRVFIYPIELPAAAEGPPPDLVRVYKALGDETRLRILRLLAQREMYLQELARALRVSHVTALHHLALLRAAHLVRVVDRGALKYYRLRPDRLREAADQALAFLTAAGATSGEETHGMR; from the coding sequence ATGAAGGCCATCGACCTCACCGCTCCCCGGCAGGCGTTGCGGGTGCGTATCGACCCGTCGCCTGCCTACGATTTCCTCGCCTGCCTGTACCTGGTGGGGGCGTACGATCCCCGGTTTGGGTACGAGGTGCCGGCGGCGTGGGTGGAACGGGCGCGCCAGCGCCTGGGGCGCGACCTGCGGGCCGAGCTCGCGCTGCTCCTCCCGCCCCGGGGCCGCACGCTGGGGATGGTGGGCGTCCTCGACGGGACGACCGGGGCCCCGGTCGAGGCGTTCATCGACCGTGTGGCGGCGACCCCGCCCGCTGCGCTGCTGGAGCTGATGCTGGCCCAGACGCTGGCCACGCCCCACGACCTGCCGCGGCTGCGTGCAGCCATCGGTGGCGATCGCCGGGCCGTCGAGGCGCTGCTGGATGCCGTCCATCCGGACGTCGACCGCCGGCGGGTGCGCCGGCTGCTGGCGCTGCCGCCCGACGAGGTACAGGCGCGGCTGGTCCGCCTGCTGCGGGAGGGCCACGCGCGCGTCTACGCGCCCGAGGCCCCCGCGGTCGTCCCGTTGCTGGCGCGCAACGCCGCCAGGCTGGCACGGCAGGCGACAGCGCTGGCACCCGCGGCGCTAGTGGAGCGGGCCACCGGCGGGTTCGTCATCGGCCCCGATGCCGCTCTGGACGGCGTGGTGCTGGCCCCCACGTACTACTTCCGCCCCTACAACCTGATCACGGCCTACCGCCAGGTGCGGGTCTTCATCTACCCCATCGAGCTCCCCGCCGCGGCCGAGGGGCCGCCGCCGGACCTGGTGCGGGTCTACAAGGCGCTGGGGGACGAGACGCGGCTGCGCATCCTGCGCCTGCTGGCGCAGCGCGAGATGTACCTGCAGGAACTGGCCCGGGCCCTGCGCGTCTCGCACGTGACCGCGCTGCACCACCTGGCGCTGCTGCGGGCAGCGCACCTGGTGCGGGTCGTCGACCGCGGCGCGCTCAAGTACTACCGGCTGCGGCCCGACCGCCTGCGCGAGGCCGCAGACCAGGCGCTGGCGTTCCTCACCGCGGCAGGGGCCACGTCGGGGGAGGAGACCCATGGCATGCGCTGA
- a CDS encoding ribbon-helix-helix protein, CopG family, whose amino-acid sequence MRLPKALVRAIDRAARRDNLDRSAILRRIVAAGLDRYVAELYAAGRISLREAADWLGVPVRVAMDRLADAGALGNVTWEDARAALEALELPPRTPRAAKPRV is encoded by the coding sequence GTGCGCCTGCCTAAGGCGCTGGTCAGGGCCATCGACCGGGCAGCGCGGCGCGATAACCTGGACCGCTCGGCGATCCTGCGGCGGATCGTCGCCGCCGGGCTCGACCGCTACGTGGCGGAGCTTTACGCCGCCGGCAGGATCTCGCTCCGCGAGGCCGCGGACTGGCTCGGCGTCCCGGTGCGCGTCGCCATGGACCGGCTGGCCGACGCGGGCGCGTTGGGCAACGTCACCTGGGAGGACGCCCGTGCGGCGCTGGAGGCGCTTGAGCTGCCCCCGCGTACACCGCGCGCCGCCAAGCCGCGGGTCTAG
- a CDS encoding bifunctional alpha,alpha-trehalose-phosphate synthase (UDP-forming)/trehalose-phosphatase: MADIGPATGTSETAGARPREEIRQALRGRPLVVVSNREPYVHRRTARGLDVERPAGGLVAALDPVLRQVGGAWVAWGSGDGDFDVTDTQGRVAVPPEAPGYVLHRVRLSGTEVERFYHGYANQALWPLCHMATDKARFSRRFWRAYCAVNERFADATLQAADADAVVWVHDYHLALLPRVLRERRPDAFLMHFWHIPWPAWDVLRICPQRGDLLDGLLGSNLVGFHLPRHVENFLDCVERELGAAVDAAAGTVTYRGRQTLVAALPISIDVAAWQALATSRACERWMAHLRRRFRLADRQVIVGVDRLDYTKGLPERLRALDLFFRRHPTFQGRVVFVQKAAPSRTRIRAYRELQEHVEAEIARINRQYGTPDWQPIVYVPRPLPAAGMAALYRLADVCLVTSLLDGMNLVAKEFVACQHDLRGVLLLSELAGAIEQAPWSVAINPYDPEGMADALADALAMPPGDRARRMEQLRAQVARHDVYHWMAQHVRTAARLLEARTQTGWLFAHLDTVRAHVQARAHLVVVLDFDGTLAPIVDRPEEAAMVDGVRELLVALHAPPRSRVAVISGRALADLCARVGLDGVHYAGNHGLELSDPAWGTAPPADGATGALLARCARRLRERLAPVPGVLVEDKGVSVAVHLRLVPREAVGPVVNEVLDAVGACPPGQLEVRRGKMVVEIRPAVDWDKGRAVRSLLETVVGADWPAQAAVIYVGDDQTDEDAFAALGPGGITVRVGTDAVPTAARYRLRDPHEVGRFLTMLVHWQAPRTPTPDPDHVGTPPYGRTGAATLTVPRAPVR; this comes from the coding sequence ATGGCGGACATCGGACCTGCAACGGGGACTTCGGAGACGGCGGGCGCACGCCCCCGCGAGGAGATCCGCCAGGCGCTGCGCGGCCGACCGCTCGTGGTCGTCAGCAACCGCGAGCCCTACGTTCACCGACGCACCGCACGGGGGCTGGACGTCGAACGCCCGGCCGGGGGGTTGGTGGCTGCCCTGGACCCCGTGCTGCGGCAGGTCGGCGGCGCGTGGGTCGCGTGGGGCAGCGGCGACGGCGACTTCGACGTCACCGACACGCAGGGCCGGGTGGCGGTGCCCCCCGAGGCGCCCGGGTACGTGCTGCACCGCGTGCGCCTCTCGGGTACCGAGGTCGAACGCTTCTATCACGGCTACGCGAACCAGGCGCTGTGGCCGCTGTGCCACATGGCCACCGACAAGGCCCGGTTCTCCCGTCGCTTCTGGCGCGCCTATTGCGCGGTGAACGAGCGCTTTGCCGACGCCACGCTGCAGGCAGCCGACGCCGACGCCGTGGTCTGGGTGCACGACTACCACCTGGCGCTGCTGCCCCGGGTGCTGCGGGAGCGACGCCCCGATGCGTTCCTGATGCACTTCTGGCACATCCCGTGGCCCGCGTGGGACGTGCTGCGCATCTGCCCCCAGCGCGGCGACCTGCTGGACGGCCTGCTGGGGAGTAACCTCGTGGGCTTCCACCTGCCGCGTCACGTCGAGAACTTCCTCGACTGTGTCGAGCGCGAGCTCGGTGCCGCCGTCGATGCGGCCGCCGGCACGGTCACCTACCGCGGCCGGCAGACCCTGGTCGCCGCCCTCCCCATCAGCATCGACGTGGCGGCGTGGCAGGCGCTGGCCACCTCGCGCGCGTGCGAGCGGTGGATGGCCCATCTCCGCCGCCGGTTCCGGCTGGCCGACCGCCAGGTGATCGTCGGCGTCGACCGGCTCGACTACACCAAGGGCCTGCCCGAGCGCTTGCGGGCGCTGGACCTGTTCTTCCGCCGCCATCCGACGTTCCAGGGGCGCGTCGTCTTCGTGCAAAAGGCGGCGCCCAGCCGGACGCGCATCCGGGCCTACCGCGAGCTCCAGGAGCACGTGGAGGCCGAGATCGCGCGCATCAACCGGCAGTACGGCACCCCCGACTGGCAACCCATCGTCTACGTGCCGCGCCCGCTGCCCGCCGCGGGCATGGCCGCCCTCTACCGGCTGGCCGACGTGTGCCTGGTCACCTCGCTGCTGGACGGCATGAACCTGGTCGCCAAGGAGTTCGTGGCATGCCAGCACGACCTGCGGGGCGTGCTGCTGTTGAGCGAGCTGGCCGGCGCCATCGAGCAGGCGCCGTGGTCGGTGGCGATCAACCCCTACGACCCCGAGGGCATGGCGGACGCACTGGCCGACGCCCTGGCGATGCCGCCGGGGGATCGCGCACGGCGCATGGAGCAACTGCGGGCGCAGGTGGCCCGCCACGACGTGTACCACTGGATGGCGCAGCACGTCCGGACGGCGGCGCGGCTGCTGGAGGCCCGCACCCAGACCGGGTGGCTCTTCGCCCACCTGGATACTGTCAGGGCGCACGTGCAGGCCCGGGCCCACCTGGTGGTCGTGCTCGACTTCGATGGGACGCTGGCGCCCATCGTCGACCGCCCCGAGGAGGCGGCAATGGTCGATGGCGTGCGCGAGCTGCTGGTGGCACTGCACGCCCCACCGCGGTCGCGCGTGGCGGTCATCAGCGGACGCGCCCTGGCCGACCTGTGCGCACGCGTGGGCCTCGACGGCGTGCACTACGCCGGCAACCACGGGCTCGAGCTGTCCGACCCGGCATGGGGCACCGCCCCGCCGGCAGACGGCGCGACGGGTGCTCTCCTCGCGCGCTGCGCGAGGAGGCTGCGCGAGCGGCTGGCCCCCGTGCCCGGGGTGCTCGTCGAGGACAAGGGCGTGAGCGTCGCGGTGCACCTGCGGCTGGTGCCGCGGGAGGCCGTCGGCCCGGTGGTCAACGAGGTGCTGGACGCGGTGGGCGCGTGTCCGCCCGGTCAGCTCGAGGTGCGCCGGGGGAAGATGGTCGTGGAGATCCGTCCCGCCGTCGACTGGGACAAGGGCCGTGCGGTGCGCTCGCTGCTGGAGACCGTGGTCGGAGCCGACTGGCCGGCACAGGCCGCGGTGATCTACGTGGGCGACGACCAGACCGACGAGGACGCGTTTGCGGCCCTGGGCCCCGGCGGCATCACCGTCCGCGTCGGGACGGACGCCGTGCCCACCGCGGCGCGGTATCGCCTGCGCGATCCGCACGAGGTGGGTCGGTTCCTGACGATGCTGGTGCACTGGCAGGCCCCACGGACGCCGACACCGGACCCCGACCACGTCGGCACGCCCCCGTACGGGCGCACGGGCGCGGCGACCTTGACGGTCCCCCGCGCGCCGGTAAGGTAG
- a CDS encoding D-TA family PLP-dependent enzyme, with product MTALTATRPTVDLADTPVVTIDLDRMERNIQRLQAYCDAHGIANRPHIKTHKIPAIAHRQLAAGARGITCQKLGEAQVMLDAGITDIFLTFNVLGEAKLARLRALADRPGARITVACDNLPVAQALSGAFADAAAPLGVIVECDTGMGRTGVQTPAEAVALAQAIARLPGLRFAGIMTYPIMPDTRPFFEATLAMLERAGLPATVVSTGGTPVYRQAHEVPGVTEHRAGTYVFNDRATVAAGAATWDDCAMRILTTVVSRPTPTRAILDAGSKTLSSDLLTLQGYGHIVEYPEAVIVRLSEEHGHVDLSACARQPEVGEIVTVIPNHTCVVTNLHAQLVGVRGGRVEEVWDVAARGLVR from the coding sequence ATGACGGCGCTCACCGCAACCCGCCCGACCGTCGACCTCGCCGACACGCCCGTCGTCACCATCGACCTCGACCGCATGGAGCGCAACATCCAGCGCCTGCAGGCCTACTGCGACGCGCACGGCATCGCCAACCGCCCGCACATCAAGACCCACAAGATCCCGGCCATTGCGCACCGGCAGCTCGCGGCCGGCGCGCGGGGCATCACCTGCCAGAAGCTGGGCGAAGCGCAGGTGATGCTGGACGCGGGCATCACCGACATCTTCCTGACCTTCAACGTGCTGGGCGAGGCCAAGCTGGCCCGCCTGCGCGCGCTGGCCGACCGCCCCGGCGCCCGCATCACCGTGGCGTGCGACAACCTGCCCGTGGCGCAGGCGCTGTCGGGAGCCTTCGCCGACGCCGCCGCGCCGCTGGGGGTGATCGTCGAGTGCGACACGGGCATGGGCCGCACCGGCGTGCAGACGCCCGCCGAGGCCGTGGCGCTGGCCCAGGCCATCGCCCGTCTGCCCGGGCTGCGGTTCGCCGGCATCATGACCTACCCGATCATGCCCGACACGCGGCCGTTCTTCGAGGCGACGCTGGCCATGCTCGAGCGCGCGGGCCTGCCGGCGACGGTGGTCTCCACCGGAGGCACGCCGGTCTACCGGCAGGCCCACGAGGTGCCCGGCGTCACCGAGCACCGCGCCGGCACCTACGTCTTCAACGACCGCGCCACCGTCGCCGCGGGGGCTGCCACCTGGGACGACTGCGCCATGCGGATCCTGACCACGGTCGTGAGCCGGCCCACGCCCACCCGCGCCATCCTCGACGCCGGCTCCAAGACGCTCTCCTCCGACCTGCTGACCCTCCAGGGCTACGGCCACATCGTCGAGTACCCCGAGGCGGTGATCGTCCGCCTAAGCGAGGAGCACGGCCACGTGGACCTCAGCGCCTGCGCCCGGCAGCCCGAGGTGGGCGAGATCGTCACCGTGATCCCCAACCACACGTGCGTGGTGACCAACCTGCATGCCCAACTCGTGGGCGTGCGCGGCGGCCGCGTCGAGGAGGTCTGGGACGTGGCCGCGCGGGGACTGGTGCGGTAG
- a CDS encoding cob(I)yrinic acid a,c-diamide adenosyltransferase: MPRIYTRTGDAGDTGLLGGGRVPKDDPRVEAYGTVDEANSALGLLAAHLDGDVADAVRAMQRTLFVIGAELATPAPGAGPGSAAGSVPDAGPSPGDALGSGPGSASGDATGAGQGSASGGTTNAGPGPASAPGSRPVVGPEHVAALEALIDAWDAALPPLRQFVLPGGSPAAAACHLARAVVRRAERRVVTLARTTPVNPEILRYLNRLSDALFVLARWLNHREGRGDVLWEGRRG; this comes from the coding sequence ATGCCGCGCATCTACACCCGCACGGGCGACGCCGGCGACACCGGCCTGCTGGGTGGTGGCCGCGTGCCCAAGGACGATCCGCGGGTCGAAGCCTACGGGACGGTGGACGAGGCCAACAGCGCGCTCGGCCTGCTCGCTGCCCACCTCGACGGCGACGTGGCCGACGCGGTGCGGGCGATGCAGCGCACGTTGTTTGTGATCGGCGCGGAACTCGCGACGCCCGCTCCTGGCGCTGGCCCCGGCTCCGCGGCCGGCTCCGTCCCCGACGCGGGACCCTCGCCTGGCGATGCGCTTGGTTCCGGCCCGGGCTCGGCCTCCGGTGATGCGACCGGCGCCGGCCAGGGCTCGGCCTCCGGCGGCACGACCAATGCCGGCCCGGGCCCAGCGTCTGCGCCTGGCTCCCGCCCCGTCGTGGGGCCCGAGCACGTGGCAGCTCTCGAGGCGCTGATCGACGCCTGGGACGCCGCGTTGCCGCCGCTGCGCCAGTTCGTGCTACCCGGCGGCAGCCCGGCAGCGGCCGCCTGCCACCTGGCGCGGGCCGTGGTGCGGCGCGCCGAGCGCCGGGTGGTGACCCTGGCGCGCACGACGCCCGTCAACCCGGAGATCCTGCGCTACCTGAACCGCCTGTCCGACGCCCTGTTCGTGCTCGCGCGCTGGCTGAACCACCGCGAGGGCCGGGGCGACGTGCTCTGGGAAGGCCGACGGGGCTGA
- a CDS encoding S9 family peptidase yields MTGRRPMIPEDLLALRWVRDVAIAPDGRTVVYTLEHVAPPSEAASGYRPDVRTTGAAPATTASGPEASGSEALSGRPEYRSHLWIVDAAGGEARQFTVGDHRDRHPVWAPDGRAVLFLSDRGRGAGTASKPPVHLWLIPATGGEARRVTQAEHSPAEPAWAPDGGQIAFSGKPPVTAPPASDVKVITRLRHKTDGEGFWDGRYRQIFVVPATGGPARQLTDGPYDHHEPAWSPDGRHLAFVANRSDDADTTNVTDLWVVDAAGGEPRRLTRSVGPVFAPAWSPDGTLIAYLGHENVCMGASNVMLWVVPADGSDAPRCLTRHYDRSLAHHLLSDMRAHPHVGTPVWSPDGRFVFVLVADGGTTQLAAVEVATGTVRLMTTGRHDIYAVAYDARCAQVAVAVATPTEPGDVWLADVHGLASGQPAAGRLRRLTAVNQDLLAGVILSVPQRFAYRGADDWTIEGWVMAPAGATPAARVPTILCIHGGPHAAYGETFFHEFQVLAGKGYALVFTNPRGSQGYGQAFTAATHHDWGGKDCEDILAGLDAALARFPFLDPERLGVQGGSYGGFMTNWIIGHTDRFKAAVTMRSIANCLSQWGTSDLAYFKGYWEFPGDPWEHPTFYWERSPLAYVQRITTPLLILHSEQDLRCPIGEAEQLFTALKKLGREVVFVRFPNESHDLSRSGQPAHRVERLHLILDWFDRHLAAAAPAVAPDRALAGTPAEGTEGP; encoded by the coding sequence ATGACCGGCCGTCGTCCGATGATCCCTGAGGACCTGCTGGCGTTGCGATGGGTGCGGGACGTGGCGATCGCGCCCGACGGCCGCACCGTGGTCTACACGCTGGAGCACGTGGCCCCACCGTCCGAGGCCGCGAGCGGGTACCGACCAGACGTTCGGACAACGGGCGCAGCACCGGCGACGACGGCGTCGGGGCCCGAGGCATCGGGGTCCGAGGCCCTCAGCGGGCGGCCGGAGTACCGGTCGCACCTGTGGATCGTCGACGCCGCCGGAGGCGAGGCCAGGCAGTTCACGGTCGGCGACCACCGCGATCGCCATCCGGTCTGGGCACCCGACGGTAGGGCGGTGCTGTTCCTGTCGGACCGCGGCCGCGGGGCGGGGACCGCGTCCAAGCCGCCAGTGCACCTGTGGCTCATTCCCGCGACCGGCGGGGAGGCACGACGGGTCACCCAGGCCGAGCACAGCCCCGCCGAGCCCGCGTGGGCGCCCGACGGCGGGCAGATCGCGTTCTCGGGCAAGCCGCCGGTGACCGCCCCGCCCGCCAGTGACGTGAAGGTCATCACGCGCCTGCGGCACAAGACCGACGGCGAGGGGTTCTGGGACGGCCGCTACCGGCAGATCTTCGTGGTGCCGGCCACGGGTGGGCCGGCCCGACAGCTCACCGACGGACCCTACGATCACCACGAGCCCGCGTGGAGCCCGGACGGGCGGCATCTCGCGTTCGTCGCCAACCGCTCAGACGACGCCGATACGACCAACGTCACCGACCTCTGGGTGGTGGACGCGGCAGGTGGTGAGCCGCGGCGGCTCACCCGCAGCGTGGGGCCGGTCTTCGCCCCGGCGTGGTCGCCTGACGGCACGCTCATCGCCTACCTCGGGCACGAGAATGTCTGCATGGGCGCCTCGAACGTCATGCTGTGGGTCGTGCCGGCTGATGGGTCGGACGCGCCCCGGTGTCTGACCCGGCACTACGACCGGTCGCTGGCGCACCACCTGCTGTCGGACATGCGGGCGCACCCGCACGTGGGCACGCCGGTATGGTCGCCGGACGGGCGGTTCGTGTTCGTGCTGGTCGCCGACGGCGGGACCACGCAGCTGGCCGCGGTGGAGGTCGCCACGGGGACCGTGCGCCTGATGACCACGGGGCGGCACGACATCTACGCGGTCGCCTACGACGCCCGCTGCGCGCAGGTGGCCGTGGCGGTGGCGACGCCCACGGAGCCGGGAGACGTCTGGCTCGCCGACGTGCACGGGCTGGCCAGTGGGCAGCCGGCGGCGGGGCGCCTGCGCCGGCTGACCGCCGTCAACCAGGACCTGCTGGCAGGCGTCATCCTGAGCGTGCCGCAGCGCTTCGCCTATCGCGGCGCCGACGACTGGACGATCGAAGGGTGGGTGATGGCGCCCGCAGGCGCGACGCCCGCTGCGCGGGTGCCGACCATTCTGTGCATCCACGGCGGGCCGCACGCCGCCTACGGCGAGACGTTCTTCCATGAGTTCCAGGTGCTGGCCGGGAAGGGCTATGCCCTGGTGTTCACCAACCCGCGTGGCAGCCAGGGGTACGGGCAGGCCTTCACCGCCGCCACGCACCACGACTGGGGTGGGAAGGACTGCGAGGACATCCTGGCAGGCCTGGACGCGGCGCTCGCCCGCTTTCCGTTCCTCGACCCCGAGCGCCTCGGGGTGCAGGGCGGCTCCTACGGGGGGTTCATGACCAACTGGATCATCGGGCACACGGACCGGTTCAAGGCGGCGGTGACGATGCGGTCCATCGCCAACTGCCTGAGCCAGTGGGGTACCAGCGACCTGGCGTACTTCAAGGGCTACTGGGAGTTTCCCGGCGATCCCTGGGAGCACCCCACGTTCTACTGGGAGCGCTCCCCCCTAGCGTACGTGCAGCGCATCACGACGCCCCTGCTGATCCTGCACAGCGAGCAGGACCTGCGCTGCCCCATCGGCGAGGCCGAGCAGCTCTTCACCGCGCTGAAGAAGCTGGGCCGGGAGGTCGTCTTCGTGCGCTTCCCCAACGAGAGCCACGATCTCTCGCGCAGCGGGCAGCCCGCCCACCGGGTAGAGCGCCTGCACCTAATCCTGGACTGGTTCGACCGGCACCTGGCCGCGGCCGCGCCCGCGGTCGCGCCGGATCGCGCGCTTGCGGGCACGCCGGCCGAGGGAACGGAGGGGCCCTAG
- a CDS encoding metallophosphoesterase family protein, with protein MRLAVLSDVHANLEALRAVLDHAGTQAPDVLVCLGDFVGYGPDPNACVDLLAGRVRAAVVGNHDLAALGARPITDFNLFAQEAIVWTQRVLTASTRAYLAALPERAELADLADVLFVHGSPRAPADEYILDVRTARASFAAAGFRLAMVGHTHQPAVFTWARHRVGAMGFLPEVPLRLDAERRYIINVGSVGQPRDGDPRAAYVLLDTDRWEVTLFRVVYPIGEVQRKMEAAGLPTPLIERLALGL; from the coding sequence GTGCGGCTGGCGGTCCTCTCCGACGTCCATGCCAACCTGGAGGCGCTGCGCGCGGTGCTCGACCACGCGGGCACGCAGGCCCCCGACGTCCTCGTCTGCCTGGGTGACTTCGTCGGCTACGGTCCCGATCCCAACGCCTGCGTGGACCTGCTGGCCGGCCGCGTGCGTGCAGCCGTGGTGGGCAACCATGACCTGGCGGCGCTCGGGGCACGCCCGATCACCGACTTCAACCTGTTCGCGCAGGAGGCCATCGTCTGGACGCAGCGCGTGCTGACCGCGAGCACCCGCGCCTACCTGGCGGCGCTTCCCGAACGCGCGGAACTGGCGGACCTGGCGGACGTGCTGTTCGTGCACGGGAGCCCGCGCGCGCCAGCCGACGAGTACATCCTCGACGTGCGCACGGCGCGCGCCAGCTTCGCCGCCGCGGGGTTTCGCCTGGCCATGGTGGGCCACACCCACCAGCCCGCCGTCTTCACGTGGGCGCGGCACCGGGTGGGTGCGATGGGCTTCCTGCCGGAGGTGCCGCTGCGGCTGGATGCGGAGCGCCGGTACATCATCAACGTCGGCAGCGTCGGGCAGCCGCGGGACGGCGATCCGCGCGCGGCGTACGTGCTGCTGGACACCGACCGCTGGGAGGTCACGCTCTTCCGCGTGGTCTACCCCATCGGCGAGGTGCAGCGCAAGATGGAGGCTGCTGGCCTGCCCACGCCGCTCATCGAACGGCTGGCCCTGGGGCTGTAG
- a CDS encoding cytochrome c-type biogenesis protein CcmH yields the protein MTAAMGARVRGRAGACLGRVLPLGLPVAVVAAVAVGLGVAGALTWEARPAWAAPTLDDQVYAIARELRCPVCEAQTVAESDAELARQMRAEIRARLARGQSREEIIAYFVAQFGDGVLAAPPARGLGLFLWVFPGLALAAGAAVVWAFLRAHLPPARGAPPGSAGIRRAVAHHAGDAPPGRSASEGPAGRQARE from the coding sequence GTGACGGCGGCGATGGGCGCGCGGGTGCGCGGGCGGGCCGGCGCGTGCCTGGGGCGGGTGCTGCCACTTGGACTGCCCGTCGCGGTGGTGGCAGCAGTGGCGGTGGGCCTGGGCGTTGCAGGCGCGCTGACGTGGGAGGCGAGGCCGGCCTGGGCCGCGCCCACGCTCGACGATCAGGTCTACGCCATCGCGCGCGAACTGCGCTGTCCCGTGTGCGAGGCGCAGACGGTGGCCGAGTCCGACGCCGAGCTCGCGCGGCAGATGCGCGCGGAGATCCGCGCGCGGCTGGCCCGGGGGCAGTCACGCGAGGAGATCATCGCGTACTTTGTCGCGCAGTTCGGCGACGGGGTGCTGGCTGCGCCGCCGGCGCGGGGGCTGGGGTTGTTCCTGTGGGTCTTCCCGGGGCTGGCCCTCGCCGCGGGCGCAGCGGTCGTGTGGGCGTTCCTCCGGGCGCACCTGCCGCCGGCTCGCGGCGCGCCGCCGGGCAGCGCCGGCATCCGGCGCGCCGTAGCACACCACGCCGGCGACGCGCCCCCTGGTCGGTCGGCGTCCGAGGGCCCTGCGGGGCGGCAGGCGCGGGAGTGA